The following are encoded together in the Hydrogenobacter hydrogenophilus genome:
- the tgt gene encoding tRNA guanosine(34) transglycosylase Tgt, with protein sequence MFRFELICSDGKARRGRLITPHGIIDTPVFMPVGTQGTVKAMIHKLLEDINVQIILGNTYHLYLRPGPEVIKLAGGLHSFTGWHKPILTDSGGFQVFSLSKGRTKDNRSGVRVFEEGVEFKDHLSGSLHFFTPEKVIELQEILGSDFIMPLDECVEYPTTYAYAESALLRTLRWLDRSIKHKRREDQALFGIVQGSTFEDLRILSATATVERDLFGYAIGGLSVGEPKDIMYDITQVVCEYLPWNKPRYLMGVGMPEDIIECVARGIDMFDCVAPTRMARTGTLFTHSGKLNITNEAFKKDFSPIDEECSCYTCSNFTRAYLRHLYKSEEISAYILGTIHNLSFYQKLMQDIRIAIEEGRFESFRRSWMERYSSKLC encoded by the coding sequence ATGTTTCGCTTTGAACTTATTTGCTCTGATGGAAAAGCAAGAAGGGGAAGATTAATTACGCCTCATGGTATTATCGATACACCTGTCTTTATGCCCGTTGGAACTCAAGGAACTGTAAAGGCTATGATACACAAGCTTTTGGAAGATATAAATGTTCAGATAATCCTTGGCAATACCTACCATCTTTATCTCAGACCTGGTCCAGAGGTTATAAAGCTTGCAGGCGGACTTCATAGCTTTACAGGGTGGCACAAGCCCATCTTAACTGATAGCGGTGGCTTTCAGGTTTTCTCTCTATCTAAAGGAAGAACTAAGGATAACAGGTCAGGCGTGAGAGTCTTTGAAGAAGGCGTAGAGTTTAAGGACCACCTTTCTGGCTCTTTGCACTTCTTCACACCTGAAAAGGTTATAGAACTGCAGGAAATCCTTGGTTCTGACTTTATCATGCCTTTGGATGAGTGCGTGGAGTATCCTACTACTTATGCTTACGCAGAGTCCGCTCTTTTGAGGACACTAAGGTGGCTTGACAGAAGTATAAAACACAAAAGGAGAGAGGATCAGGCACTTTTTGGTATAGTCCAAGGCTCTACTTTTGAGGATCTGAGGATACTTTCTGCTACCGCTACTGTGGAGAGAGACCTTTTTGGCTACGCCATAGGTGGACTATCCGTAGGTGAACCAAAAGATATTATGTATGATATAACGCAGGTAGTGTGCGAATACTTACCTTGGAACAAACCCAGATACCTAATGGGTGTGGGTATGCCAGAAGACATTATAGAGTGTGTAGCCAGAGGCATAGACATGTTTGACTGCGTAGCACCCACCCGTATGGCAAGGACAGGTACTCTCTTTACTCATTCTGGAAAGCTCAACATCACCAACGAAGCTTTTAAGAAGGACTTTTCACCCATAGACGAGGAATGCTCTTGCTATACATGCAGTAATTTTACCAGAGCTTACCTAAGACACCTTTACAAATCCGAGGAGATATCCGCCTACATACTGGGCACCATACACAACCTGAGCTTTTATCAAAAGCTTATGCAGGACATAAGGATAGCCATAGAAGAAGGACGTTTTGAAAGTTTCAGAAGGTCATGGATGGAGAGATACTCAAGCAAGTTGTGTTAG
- the lpxE gene encoding lipid A 1-phosphatase LpxE has product MNLENFPLNVELFYLINHTRNPILDTFFGHFYLLGKGYILIPILVFVLLFQRERLWLFLTSLIIETLSVQFLKVYFSLPRPASTLTDVYLLEPLYHRSFPSGDTAMAFLLASFFSPVATGPLKILLWLYAFIIAYGRIYVGAHFPIDVLAGALIGIMSYYVAYKINRRISHVSL; this is encoded by the coding sequence ATGAACTTGGAGAACTTTCCACTTAATGTGGAGCTTTTTTATCTTATAAATCACACAAGAAATCCCATTTTGGATACATTCTTTGGACACTTTTACTTGCTTGGAAAGGGCTATATCCTAATACCCATCTTAGTTTTTGTTTTGCTCTTCCAAAGAGAAAGACTCTGGCTGTTCCTTACTTCTCTTATTATTGAAACTTTAAGCGTGCAGTTTTTAAAGGTGTATTTTAGTTTGCCCAGACCCGCAAGTACGCTTACAGATGTGTATCTTCTTGAACCTCTTTATCACAGGTCCTTCCCTTCTGGGGACACTGCTATGGCTTTTCTTTTGGCTTCCTTTTTTTCACCTGTTGCTACAGGTCCTCTGAAAATTTTATTGTGGCTTTATGCTTTTATAATAGCTTACGGCAGGATCTATGTGGGTGCGCACTTCCCCATTGATGTACTTGCAGGTGCCCTCATTGGCATAATGTCTTACTATGTAGCCTACAAGATAAACAGGAGAATCTCACATGTTTCGCTTTGA
- a CDS encoding YqiA/YcfP family alpha/beta fold hydrolase, translating into MFVYEKISSERLILHLHGFASNTKNSKVSMLTDYIYKSGKFSLFCMDMDYHTTTTSKVLEVLDTLLKGFKESYKKILLSGSSHGAYIILNYIRFYGGELISSALLFAPSYSTLQLTLAQEGIEKCQRWLKGEEELVINECETGLHLTIHRDFAKDILEKGYEIISDGCVHFPQEPPIPILIVHGTQDKVVPVEHSRTFVEKVKVKKYIEVEDDHRLSKSFVKLLYEDRVFEIFD; encoded by the coding sequence ATGTTTGTGTACGAGAAGATAAGTTCCGAAAGGCTCATCCTACATCTTCACGGCTTTGCATCAAACACAAAGAACTCAAAAGTGAGCATGCTAACGGATTACATCTACAAGAGTGGAAAGTTTTCTCTGTTTTGTATGGATATGGATTACCACACAACCACTACCAGCAAGGTATTAGAAGTTCTTGATACGCTTCTTAAAGGTTTTAAAGAAAGCTACAAGAAGATCCTTCTTTCAGGTAGCTCTCACGGAGCATATATAATTTTAAACTACATTAGGTTCTACGGAGGAGAGCTTATAAGCTCTGCACTGCTTTTTGCTCCATCTTACTCAACTTTGCAGTTAACACTTGCGCAAGAAGGTATAGAAAAGTGCCAAAGGTGGCTAAAAGGAGAAGAAGAACTGGTAATAAACGAATGCGAAACTGGTCTGCATCTCACCATACACAGAGATTTTGCCAAAGACATACTGGAGAAGGGCTACGAGATCATATCAGATGGGTGCGTGCATTTCCCTCAAGAACCTCCTATCCCTATACTAATAGTTCATGGTACTCAGGATAAGGTGGTGCCTGTAGAACACTCAAGGACCTTTGTAGAAAAGGTAAAAGTAAAAAAGTATATAGAGGTAGAGGATGATCACAGACTTAGCAAAAGCTTTGTTAAACTATTATACGAAGATAGGGTCTTTGAAATTTTTGATTGA
- a CDS encoding iron-sulfur cluster assembly scaffold protein — translation MFEYSEKVLDHFLNPRNVGVLEDANAIGQCGNPACGDAMLFTLKINPENDVIEDVRFKTFGCGSAIAVSSQLTEMIKGKPISYALNLTYKDIFDELGGLPPQKIHCTNLGLETLHVAIKDYLLKQGRIEEAEKIPGCYEEEEEESGEFEFLST, via the coding sequence ATGTTTGAATACAGTGAAAAGGTGCTTGATCACTTTTTGAACCCAAGAAATGTGGGTGTGCTTGAGGATGCCAACGCTATAGGTCAGTGTGGTAATCCTGCTTGCGGAGATGCTATGCTGTTTACTCTTAAGATAAATCCAGAAAACGATGTGATAGAAGATGTTAGGTTCAAAACCTTTGGGTGTGGTTCAGCTATAGCGGTCTCTTCACAGCTGACCGAAATGATAAAGGGAAAACCCATAAGCTACGCTTTGAATCTTACCTACAAGGACATATTTGATGAATTAGGAGGATTACCACCCCAAAAGATACACTGCACTAACTTGGGATTGGAAACCCTTCATGTAGCTATAAAGGATTATCTCCTCAAACAGGGAAGGATAGAAGAAGCGGAAAAAATACCCGGTTGCTACGAAGAGGAAGAAGAAGAAAGTGGAGAGTTTGAGTTTCTATCTACATGA
- the argB gene encoding acetylglutamate kinase — translation MKELIYKAKMLQSTLPYIRQFYGRTFVIKYGGSAMIEESLRESFAKDVLLLRYVGIKVIVVHGGGPQINKTLESFGIEAKFVGGMRKTDEETMHVVEMVLAGDINKDIVALINKHSGEQVYAVGLSGRDGNLIKAKKLDKEEYFKELGLEVPEEDIGFVGQVESINTHLLSTLMDNNYIPVIAPIGVGSHGEAYNINADVVASEVARYMKAEKLIFLTDTEGIKDQHGEVISSISKEEIYQLIKNGTIKGGMIPKVKSAIKALQAGVKKVHIIDGRCPHSILLEVFTEEGIGTEIVS, via the coding sequence ATAAAAGAGCTTATATACAAGGCTAAAATGCTCCAATCCACACTCCCTTACATAAGGCAGTTTTATGGCAGGACCTTTGTGATCAAGTACGGAGGCTCTGCCATGATCGAAGAGTCTCTACGAGAGAGCTTTGCAAAAGATGTTCTATTGCTTAGGTATGTGGGAATAAAGGTAATAGTAGTGCACGGTGGAGGACCACAGATAAACAAGACCTTAGAGAGTTTTGGAATAGAGGCCAAATTTGTAGGAGGTATGAGAAAAACGGATGAAGAGACTATGCATGTAGTGGAGATGGTACTCGCAGGAGATATAAACAAAGACATAGTAGCACTTATAAACAAACACAGTGGTGAGCAGGTATACGCGGTGGGACTCTCAGGTAGGGACGGAAACCTCATAAAGGCTAAGAAATTGGACAAAGAAGAGTACTTTAAAGAGTTGGGGCTTGAAGTACCAGAAGAGGACATAGGTTTTGTAGGACAGGTAGAGAGCATCAACACACACTTACTTTCCACCCTAATGGACAACAATTACATACCCGTTATAGCACCCATCGGTGTAGGCTCGCATGGAGAAGCATATAACATAAACGCCGATGTGGTTGCCAGCGAAGTTGCAAGGTACATGAAGGCAGAAAAGCTCATATTCCTGACAGATACAGAGGGTATAAAAGACCAACACGGAGAGGTTATATCCTCAATAAGCAAAGAGGAGATCTATCAGCTTATAAAAAATGGTACTATAAAGGGTGGGATGATACCAAAAGTAAAAAGCGCCATCAAAGCACTACAAGCGGGTGTTAAAAAAGTTCACATTATAGACGGTAGATGTCCACACTCCATACTTTTAGAGGTTTTTACGGAAGAAGGTATAGGTACGGAGATAGTGAGCTAA
- a CDS encoding DUF1858 domain-containing protein, whose translation MRERITFDANLKQLIEEQPKIKELLYDYGLKKLEEEDIADVVLDKLTLKGFFRMMDLDDETQGLIWEKIQHLYKEMEDKK comes from the coding sequence ATGAGGGAGAGAATAACCTTTGACGCTAATCTCAAACAACTTATTGAAGAACAGCCTAAGATAAAGGAACTTCTGTATGACTACGGACTTAAAAAGCTTGAGGAAGAAGACATAGCAGATGTGGTGCTTGACAAGCTTACTTTGAAAGGATTTTTCCGTATGATGGATTTAGATGACGAAACTCAGGGACTTATATGGGAAAAGATACAACATTTATACAAAGAGATGGAGGATAAAAAATGA
- the aroE gene encoding shikimate dehydrogenase yields the protein MKISGKTQVYGIVGYPVRHSLSPVFQNASFEYFSVDAIYVAFEVKPEDFTTAFLGLRALGVKGVNITLPFKERALELCDFLDEHAREIGAVNTIKFANRIEGYNTDWIGFLRALKDLEGDIKNKKVLVLGAGGTSKAVIYALSKEGCYVYVWNRTIQKALELAERFSIHVVSHPEDVLDDVDIIVNTTSVGLSERDPHLFDYEKIKESHTVFDVIYKRTPLLEKAIEKGAKAQDGLVMLLYQGIESFRIWTGMEVPLNVVKDSLSL from the coding sequence ATGAAGATATCTGGAAAGACGCAAGTCTACGGTATAGTAGGCTACCCTGTTAGGCACTCTCTGTCCCCTGTGTTCCAGAATGCTTCCTTTGAGTACTTTTCTGTAGATGCCATCTACGTAGCTTTTGAAGTAAAGCCGGAGGACTTCACTACTGCTTTTTTGGGATTGAGAGCCTTAGGAGTAAAAGGTGTAAACATTACTTTACCTTTTAAGGAAAGAGCACTTGAACTTTGCGACTTTTTAGATGAACATGCAAGAGAAATAGGTGCTGTAAACACTATAAAGTTTGCAAACCGGATAGAGGGATACAACACTGACTGGATAGGCTTTCTAAGAGCACTAAAGGACTTGGAGGGAGACATAAAAAACAAGAAGGTTTTGGTTTTGGGGGCAGGTGGTACTTCAAAAGCTGTAATTTATGCACTCAGCAAGGAAGGTTGTTATGTTTACGTGTGGAACAGGACCATTCAAAAAGCGCTTGAGTTAGCAGAAAGATTTTCTATACATGTGGTAAGCCATCCTGAGGATGTGCTTGATGATGTGGATATAATTGTAAACACAACCTCTGTAGGTTTATCAGAAAGGGACCCTCACCTTTTTGATTATGAAAAGATAAAAGAGAGCCACACGGTTTTTGATGTTATATACAAAAGGACGCCTCTTTTGGAAAAGGCTATAGAAAAAGGAGCAAAAGCACAAGATGGACTTGTTATGCTTCTTTATCAAGGAATAGAGAGCTTCAGGATATGGACTGGTATGGAAGTACCTTTAAACGTTGTAAAAGATAGTTTATCTCTTTAG
- the rfaD gene encoding ADP-glyceromanno-heptose 6-epimerase produces the protein MRVLITGGAGFIGSNIAKSLQERYPSSKVYVLDDFSSGHFKNLLGFKGEVITGDIRDAELWDWITKEYEFDVVFHKAAITDTTITDQRLMMEVNAESFRHVLRAVLSWKAKLIYASSAGVYGNVPPPMREEGELKPENIYGFSKLVMDRIATNFMEKYPHIKVVGFRYFNVYGQGEAYKGKSASMIYQIYKKLVLGERPRLFKWGEQKRDFVYIKDVVKANMLALEKDVSGIFNVGTGTARSFNEIVEILSRELSIKTEVEYFDCPYDFYQKYTQADITRIKEYLGYTPDYTLEEGIKDYLKELSSCL, from the coding sequence ATGAGAGTACTTATAACAGGAGGAGCGGGTTTTATAGGTTCCAACATAGCCAAGAGTTTGCAAGAAAGGTATCCAAGCTCAAAAGTGTATGTACTTGATGACTTCTCTTCTGGTCATTTTAAAAACCTACTTGGCTTCAAAGGAGAAGTAATAACGGGCGATATAAGGGACGCAGAGTTATGGGACTGGATCACAAAGGAGTATGAGTTTGATGTGGTGTTTCATAAAGCTGCCATTACGGACACCACTATAACAGACCAAAGGCTTATGATGGAGGTTAACGCTGAGAGCTTTAGGCATGTGCTCAGAGCGGTTCTTTCATGGAAAGCTAAACTCATATACGCATCTTCTGCCGGTGTGTACGGAAATGTACCACCACCCATGAGAGAAGAAGGAGAATTAAAACCCGAAAACATATACGGCTTTTCCAAACTTGTAATGGACAGAATAGCAACAAACTTTATGGAAAAGTATCCTCACATAAAGGTAGTAGGCTTTAGATACTTTAATGTTTATGGACAAGGAGAAGCCTACAAAGGCAAGTCAGCAAGTATGATATACCAAATATACAAAAAGCTCGTCTTAGGGGAAAGACCCAGACTTTTCAAGTGGGGAGAGCAAAAAAGGGATTTTGTTTACATAAAGGATGTGGTAAAGGCTAACATGTTGGCTTTAGAAAAAGATGTGTCTGGTATATTCAATGTAGGCACAGGCACTGCAAGAAGTTTTAATGAGATAGTGGAAATACTAAGTAGAGAGCTAAGTATAAAGACAGAGGTAGAGTACTTTGACTGCCCTTATGACTTCTATCAGAAGTACACGCAGGCAGATATAACCAGAATAAAGGAATACCTTGGATACACACCAGACTACACCCTTGAAGAAGGCATAAAGGACTACCTAAAGGAGCTATCCTCATGTCTATAA
- a CDS encoding sulfurtransferase TusA family protein, whose translation MNLEDIKPDVVHDVVGTFCPVPIAETSKVMKSMKIGEILELIADDPGVVEDIPAWCNATGQEFLGMYEEDGEYHLFVRKVKEL comes from the coding sequence ATGAATTTGGAAGACATAAAACCCGATGTGGTTCACGATGTAGTGGGCACTTTTTGTCCAGTACCCATAGCGGAGACTTCTAAGGTTATGAAAAGTATGAAGATAGGTGAGATCCTTGAGCTTATAGCTGATGATCCCGGTGTAGTTGAAGACATTCCCGCATGGTGTAATGCTACAGGGCAGGAATTTCTCGGCATGTACGAAGAGGACGGAGAGTACCATCTATTTGTGAGAAAAGTAAAGGAACTATGA
- a CDS encoding NifU family protein — MTQEEFQQVEDVLKKIRPALKEHHGDLKIVDIKEGNVYLQFEGGCTECPIVDASVKDVVDMAIRGNLSWVKKVEILQPRLHIG; from the coding sequence ATGACACAAGAAGAGTTTCAGCAGGTAGAGGATGTTTTGAAAAAGATAAGGCCTGCTCTTAAGGAGCATCACGGAGACCTAAAGATTGTTGATATTAAAGAAGGGAATGTTTACCTCCAGTTTGAAGGTGGTTGTACCGAATGCCCTATAGTTGATGCAAGCGTAAAAGATGTGGTGGACATGGCTATACGGGGAAATCTCTCTTGGGTCAAAAAGGTGGAGATACTACAGCCCAGACTCCACATTGGATGA